The nucleotide sequence AAGTTCCGCAGCAAAAGTGCGTACAAAAGCCTCATCGTCGTCACTTTCTCTTCCGCGCAATTGAAAGTTGCAGTGTGCTAAAAGCAGTTCTATACCGTGAGTGTACAGTAAATGTGTGAGTACTACGCTATCGATACCGCCACTAATGGCAACCAATATTTTTTTCTCCTTAAGTTTTTTAATCTCAACATTCATAATTTATTCACCTCTTTTTAATTGCCTATGTGACTCCCATTTATACCACTCCAAATCGGGCACTAGTATTCAGTTTACCGATAAGGCTTTTGGCAGTAGTACAAGGATATGCTTTTTTGCGATACTGACTGATGGGCTGAATCCCTACAAGACTATTGGTAAAGAACAGCTCGTCGGCTTTTTGAAGTTCAAAAGGTGAAATAGAGGTCTCTATCACCTCGTAGTCTTCGGTTTTATTAAGGGTTTTGATAAGCATCTTGCGGGTAATACCATTCAGTGCTCCATCGGTTAGTGGGGGCGTTTTTAAGGCATTGCCTTGCACTACAAACAGGTTGCCGTTGAGCATTCCTGCAATACTCTTGTTGCTGTTGAGCAAGATGCAATTCTGATAGTCGTTTTCTTCGGCAAAGATACTGCCTAACACGTTCACCGTGCGATTAATGTGCTTTACATTTGCTAAGAGGTCGGGTTGTACAAAAAAGTCTTTAAAGAGTTCTACCTCGTAGGGTTCTTCGTTGAGTACATAGAAAGGATTGTTCATCACTTCGGTTTCTATGATATAATCTACTTCATTGGTAATAGGTGTATACTTACCCCCATCTTTACGGAAAATAGTAATACGCACTCGTACCGGATTATTTTCAAGGCTATTGGCTTTAATAAGTGTAAGGATTTCCTCTTCGAGGTACTCCATAGAGAATACCATAGGGATATCCATACGCAAGATACGCATACCTGCCATTAGGCGCAGGTAGTGTTCTTCCCAAAAGATTAGTTTTTGGTAGCTGTATTTGCAAGTGTCGAACACACCATCGCCGTAGAGGAAAGCACGGTTTTTAATAGTTAAGACAGTATCGCTATCGGTAATGAGGTTACCGTTATAATTGAGTTTCATATTCAGTTTGCTCCTATTTTAGCTTTAAGGTCGTTTATTTGGAGCTCCCAAAGCTGTTTGGCTTCTTCTATTTCATTAGGGAGGGCAAAATCAGTAATGATAAGGGAGACTTCTTGAGTCATATCATTCACATTGATTTTGATTTCGAAATAAGTAGAAGCGTCGTTATCGTCTTCCCAATGGAAACGAATATGGTCGTCCAACTTTTTGCGCAATATCTGAGCTGCTTCTTCTACTCCATTCCATACAAAAGTGTAGATTTCTTCATTAGCGCGCACATCGTCGGCGTACCACGAAGCGAGACCTGCTGGGGTGGAGATGTATTGATAGAGCAATTGCGGAGAGGCGTTTACGGTAACTTCTAATTGATATTTTTCTTTTGTTTGCATAGACAAATAGGGTATTATTACACTGTTTGATGGGCGCAATATACAACTTTTTTTTGAAATAGCAAATTATTTTACCCCTTTATCACCTGTGCGAGTTGCTCCACGAATAACGCTGAGGGTTTGTTGAGTAATACCTAATAGAGAAGCTATGTGCCCTAAGGGGGCACGCAGAAGTATTTGAGGATAAGTGTGCAAGAGGAGGTCATACCGCTCTTGGGCGGTTTGGAATTTTATAGTATGTAGACGCTCTGTAAGCGATTTGATGGCTGACACTAATAGGAATCGCATTAGGCGTTCGAGTTCTTGGTGTTCGTTTACTACGCGTTCTACTTCGGGGAAAGAGGCTACCCATACTACACTGTCTTCCAGCGTTTCTAAAGAGAAGAGTGAAGGCTGGGAAAAATAGATATTTTCTACGGGAAAATAAAACATTTGTTCCAAAAGGAAGGTGTGGGTAATGTCTTTATCTTCTTTGTTATAAAACAGGCGCAGGAGTCCCTTTTCAACATAAAACAACTGTTTGGAATGGGAGCCTTCTTTGAGCAACAAGTGGTACTTTTTGTACTCTTGTTGCTCAAATAGGCTATTGATAAAAGCAAGTGTCTCGGTGTTGATTTGAGTTTCTTGGTGTAGGTACTCGGTGAGCGTCATTTTTGGGGTATGGCTATTGCATATTTTTAGCCTCGATGCTAAGAGTAGCGTGAGGTACTGCCATAAGGCGACGTTTATCGATAAGTTTACCTGTTACACGACAGATGCCATAGGTTTTGTTTTCGATACGGATAAGTGCATTCTTGAGGTCGCGTATGAACTTTTCTTGGCGAATAGCCAATGCGGTATTTTCCTCTTTGCTGGTTACCTTAGAGCCTTCTTCAAAGGCTTTGAAAGTGGGAGATGTATCGTCGGTACCATTAGTGGCACTGTTCATATATGAACTCTTGATAAGCTCTAAATCGGTTTGTGCTTTTTTGATTTTTTCTTCTATAAGCGCTTTAAATTCTTCTAATTCCTTATCGGAATAGCGCACTCTGATGTTTCCTTCTTCCATAAAAATTATAGTACTTATTTAAATTGGGGCGTAAAATTAGTATTATTTTCAGAATTACCAAAATAAAAATGTTATTTTTTTTATTTGGGATTATCATTTCTGATAAAAACGCACCCAATCTACGTACATTCTTACCGGTTTGGTAAAAGGTTTTACTTCGCCTACCCAGCTACCGCCTAATTGCATATCGATGCGCAACATATAGGGGCGAGCAAAGGGGAATTGCCCTTCACTTTCTTTCTCGGGCACACGTGCATAACTAAAAGTTTGTTTGCCATTTACATAAAAGCGCAATTCATCGGTGTCGAGCTCTACGGCATAGATGTTATAATCATCGGGGTTGATAGGAGCTGTAGCGGTGCTTTTAGGGGTGCGCTTGGTAGGGTCTTTTTTGCCCGCTTGGGTGTAAGTGGAGTGTACCGTATGGTGTACAAAAGGCTCGTAATTGAGTCGCTCGACGATGTCTATCTCACCACCCGTAGGCCAAGTAGCATCGGGTGTCATCCAGATAGCAGGCCAGGCTCCTTGAGTGGCTTCGAGCTTACAACGAATTTCTAAGCGTCCTTTTTGGAAGTATTTTTTATCCTTGGTAGAAACACCCCCAGTGATATATTTAGACTTGTCTTTGGCAGGGTCTGTACTGGGCTTGCCTAAGAGGATAAGATTGCCATTCTTTATCTCGAACAAACTAGGGTCTTGACTCATTGTTTTGCACCAATCGGCATCTGATTTTGGGCAAGCCCCTATTTTTGACCATATACCGGTAGCAAAGATATTGTCGCGGTTGAAATCGTCTTCCCAAACTAATTTCCACCCTCCTTTTTTTAAATAATCGTTATTTTCTTTTATTGAAGGGTCTTCCTTTTCTTGCTGAGAGCAGGCTATGCTAATGCTCATCACACATAAAATAATAAATATGTTTTTCATTTTAATACTGTTTTAATTAAATGTAAATATAAGGGCAAAGGTACAAAATAATTTTTTATTAGCAAAAAGAAGGTGCGAGCCGCACGGGCAGGGAAATGAGGTGCGAGCCGCACGGGTAGGGAAATGAGAAAATGAATAGTGATAAAAATCATTTTTTGACAGGTCAGACTTGTCGGACAAATTGGATAGGTTAGAGAGAGCGGAAGGAAACAGAAGAAATCGGAAGATGGCTGAGAGAAAATTTGGTAAAAAAAGGGTGTAAGGAGGGTGGGGTTAGCTTATAGAGAGCTTATAGGAAGCTTATACGAATCTTGGACGATTGGTATAGAAAGGGTGTATAAGCGGTTGGTTCATAATATGATACAACAAGACTAAAAATGTTAAAAACGGGGTTTCGAGGCGAAAGAAAGAGGAATCCTCACCCCGTCCCTCTCCCAAGGAGAGGGGGAGTGTAGCGACGGAAAAGGGGAATGTGGCGAGTCATTTATTCAATAAGCCCCCGAACCCCCGAAGGGGGACAAGCTGGAGAAGGTGACAAACCTCACCCCTCACATACTCCACTCTCGCGGACTTCCGTCCAAAGAGGGGAATGTGGCGAGTCATTTGTTCGGTAAGCCCCCGAACCCCCGAAGGGGGAGAAGCTGGAAAAGGTGACAAACATCCTCCTTTACACATACCCAGCTGTCGCTGAGTACCTCAAAGAGGGGGAATGTAAGGACGGGAAAACGACTA is from Capnocytophaga ochracea DSM 7271 and encodes:
- a CDS encoding Crp/Fnr family transcriptional regulator, which translates into the protein MTLTEYLHQETQINTETLAFINSLFEQQEYKKYHLLLKEGSHSKQLFYVEKGLLRLFYNKEDKDITHTFLLEQMFYFPVENIYFSQPSLFSLETLEDSVVWVASFPEVERVVNEHQELERLMRFLLVSAIKSLTERLHTIKFQTAQERYDLLLHTYPQILLRAPLGHIASLLGITQQTLSVIRGATRTGDKGVK
- a CDS encoding aminotransferase class IV, whose protein sequence is MKLNYNGNLITDSDTVLTIKNRAFLYGDGVFDTCKYSYQKLIFWEEHYLRLMAGMRILRMDIPMVFSMEYLEEEILTLIKANSLENNPVRVRITIFRKDGGKYTPITNEVDYIIETEVMNNPFYVLNEEPYEVELFKDFFVQPDLLANVKHINRTVNVLGSIFAEENDYQNCILLNSNKSIAGMLNGNLFVVQGNALKTPPLTDGALNGITRKMLIKTLNKTEDYEVIETSISPFELQKADELFFTNSLVGIQPISQYRKKAYPCTTAKSLIGKLNTSARFGVV
- a CDS encoding glycoside hydrolase family 16 protein: MKNIFIILCVMSISIACSQQEKEDPSIKENNDYLKKGGWKLVWEDDFNRDNIFATGIWSKIGACPKSDADWCKTMSQDPSLFEIKNGNLILLGKPSTDPAKDKSKYITGGVSTKDKKYFQKGRLEIRCKLEATQGAWPAIWMTPDATWPTGGEIDIVERLNYEPFVHHTVHSTYTQAGKKDPTKRTPKSTATAPINPDDYNIYAVELDTDELRFYVNGKQTFSYARVPEKESEGQFPFARPYMLRIDMQLGGSWVGEVKPFTKPVRMYVDWVRFYQK
- a CDS encoding TraR/DksA family transcriptional regulator, whose translation is MEEGNIRVRYSDKELEEFKALIEEKIKKAQTDLELIKSSYMNSATNGTDDTSPTFKAFEEGSKVTSKEENTALAIRQEKFIRDLKNALIRIENKTYGICRVTGKLIDKRRLMAVPHATLSIEAKNMQ
- a CDS encoding START-like domain-containing protein, coding for MQTKEKYQLEVTVNASPQLLYQYISTPAGLASWYADDVRANEEIYTFVWNGVEEAAQILRKKLDDHIRFHWEDDNDASTYFEIKINVNDMTQEVSLIITDFALPNEIEEAKQLWELQINDLKAKIGAN